From a single Aspergillus puulaauensis MK2 DNA, chromosome 2, nearly complete sequence genomic region:
- the SIN3 gene encoding transcriptional regulator SIN3 (COG:B;~EggNog:ENOG410PFTT;~InterPro:IPR013194,IPR039774,IPR036600,IPR003822, IPR031693;~PFAM:PF16879,PF02671,PF08295;~go_function: GO:0003714 - transcription corepressor activity [Evidence IEA];~go_process: GO:0006355 - regulation of transcription, DNA-templated [Evidence IEA]): MNSGNDNWHSGGPPSHPGMDQMNQPPRPLGSFGQNANPQQAPYHPSAQPGAHSLPGLAELSQTHGNPHQPPSYGQHPPAPSHGAGHSLPGIGQAMQHPSPQSINQERERDSRERELLERHRQEEMVHREREQREREREQIERQQLERQREQQHHPVQSHTGSIPLHQPVASKVPNTIHGPGGLLSSLGTNPTNGPQGAMQASGGGPGGIYGSQIPHGEGTPRSYMQHAAGPPGQPLMAFNGTGPPVPGNVAALAQGQQPILNDALSYLDQVKVRFVDQPDVYNRFLDIMKDFKSQAIDTPGVIQRVSNLFNGHPALIQGFNTFLPPGYRIECGTEDNPDAIRVTTPSGTNTLSMPRTRHIDGPGDLPPSGGIGPHGRTDYYEHSRPGWQQQPQSQQTQSSLAGSYSPGSRLIGGMFGQQTGQGQPQDHHYEYTGQQEQQSSGGAAATHGQDQRGVSQLQGAASAASAGLGRPSLMGASGASGQGANLSQPMNSLAGVGSNVLQGAQADLKRGPVEFNHAISYVNKIKNRFSSRPEIYKQFLEILQTYQRESKPIGDVYTQVTQLFNSAPDLLEDFKQFLPESAAHAKQQAAARQAEEAAPMSNLRGDPNFQSSSLTSQTPNRDVKMPPLGNFNVKDSAKEGKKRRNVPGAPGLGGSGVGPAGGVDTARMGDSQAGRGQAMAASNANKRAKVHHTKPSQGDAPLVSPTLVPALPEPVQPTFSLTPTQEEFAFFDRVKKYIGNKQTFSEFLKLCNLYSTDLIDRHVLVKRAAGYIGSNPELMAWFKRFMHVEEPEDKIIELKPKQEPGIVNLSHCRSLGPSYRLLPKRERQKPCSGRDQLCRSVLNDEWASHPTWASEDSGFVAHRKNQYEDALHRIEEDRHDYDHHIEACNRTIQLIEPIVQQFLVMTEGERASFKLPPGLGGQSEAIYQRVIKKIYDRQRGERIVKEMFERPCHVLPIVLFRLKQKCEEWKASQREWDKIWREQMQKAYWRSLDHQAIASKGTDKKLFVAKHIQTEIQAKHEESKNLRKSGFQVPKYQFEFSFTDPAVLIDATHLLLTFIDRNSAGFGADPQKVMMFIKDFIPVFFGMDRDTFHVYMNELSSGTSPVDEGEDDSSAADDTATPRSSSRKGLTNKKMDLLRDVLERRSEKASRTDKEGSAPASRDGTPDAALVPSTPIPDPTETFDVAELKWMEHPGQGNFNQQREYNLNETYEKKAHHLYANLNIFCFFRTFEILYSRLLRIKLHEKDAHDDVRRALIGKPAQELHLIDKVPTDFFYDTDPKANLYQQIVRMCEEVIKGDLETSHLEETLRRYYLRSGYQLYNLEKMFTGVAKFAGAIFNGDSKDRSSDIINLFFKERDKEETTHNQEIQYRKQVERLVKDSEIFRITYYPGTQKTTVQLLTPEDATLENEELSQEARWSYYVSAYTMRDPTEGVPFSQMRMPFLKRNLPGKLEQEEEYNRFYRPLVHQDGLIIRICANSYHILYEPSSYDWWWRPNLPSDELAEEVAKEEGAVKERRRDRFTEKFVNNPSWAHGLSKDQVDESNQRFRSWIKGTGSEERETSAPAGSGSDKQSPKEDVEMPDAEKPSEAQES, translated from the exons CTGCGCCATCACACGGTGCTGGACACTCACTGCCGGGCATTGGTCAGGCAATGCAGCACCCTTCCCCCCAGTCGATCAACCAGGAACGCGAGCGCGATTCCAGAGAGCGGGAACTTCTCGAACGACACCGTCAAGAGGAAATGGTACACAGGGAGCGTGAACAGCGTGAGCGTGAGCGTGAGCAGATCGAACGTCAACAGCTTGAACGACAACGCgagcagcaacaccatcctGTTCAGAGCCATACCGGGTCAATTCCTTTACATCAGCCTGTGGCATCAAAAGTTCCAAATACTATCCACGGCCCTGGTGGTCTCTTGTCCAGTTTGGGTACAAACCCGACCAATGGGCCCCAAGGCGCAATGCAAGCGTCTGGTGGCGGACCAGGCGGGATTTATGGCTCTCAGATCCCACATGGTGAAGGTACTCCGAGGTCGTACATGCAGCACGCTGCTGGGCCGCCGGGTCAGCCATTGATGGCATTCAATGGGACTGGGCCGCCAGTCCCTGGAAACGTTGCAGCTCTTGCCCAGGGCCAACAGCCAATTCTAAAC GATGCGCTTTCGTATTTGGATCAAGTCAAGGTTCGCTTCGTGGACCAACCTGATGTGTATAACCGATTCCTTGACATAATGAAAGACTTCAAGAGTCAAGC TATTGATACGCCGGGGGTGATTCAACGAGTTTCAAACCTCTTCAATGGGCATCCCGCACTCATTCAGGGTTTCAACACTTTTCTCCCACCTGGTTACCGCATTGAGTGTGGAACCGAAGATAATCCGGACGCGATTCGAGTGACCACGCCGTCAGGCACAAATACTCTTAGCATGCCTCGTACCCGTCATATAGATGGCCCAGGCGACTTGCCCCCCTCCGGTGGTATTGGACCTCACGGCCGTACTGATTACTATGAGCACTCTCGGCCGGGTtggcaacagcagcctcAATCTCAGCAAACACAGAGCAGCCTAGCTGGGTCTTATTCTCCAGGCTCCCGTTTGATCGGTGGGATGTTCGGACAGCAAACAGGACAGGGCCAGCCACAGGACCATCATTATGAGTACACAGGTCAACAAGAGCAGCAGTCCTCAGGGGGTGCTGCTGCAACACACGGGCAGGACCAGCGAGGGGTCTCTCAACTCCAAGGTGCAGCGTCAGCAGCGTCAGCAGGCCTGGGCCGGCCATCTTTGATGGGAGCTTCTGGTGCTTCTGGCCAAGGAGCCAACTTGAGTCAGCCCATGAATAGTTTGGCAGGAGTTGGGTCTAATGTCCTGCAAGGCGCGCAGGCAGATTTGAAACGTGGCCCGGTAGAATTCAACCATGCTATCAGCTATGTTAATAAGATAAAG AATCGCTTTTCAAGCCGTCCGGAGATATACAAGCAGTTTCTTGAGATCCTGCAAACATATCAGCGCGAGTCAAAACCGATCGGTGATGTGTACACTCAGGTCACGCAACTTTTCAACTCCGCGCCAGACCTCCTAGAGGATTTTAAGCAGTTCCTTCCTGAGTCCGCTGCTCATGCGAAACAGCAGGCCGCGGCGCGTCAAGCAGAGGAGGCCGCGCCCATGAGTAACTTGCGTGGTGACCCGAACTTCCAATCGAGTTCACTCACTTCACAGACTCCAAATCGTGATGTCAAGATGCCACCCCTTGGTAACTTCAATGTCAAGGACTCTGCGAAAGAAGGCAAGAAGCGTAGAAATGTGCCTGGAGCCCCTGGTTTGGGCGGATCGGGCGTTGGCCCTGCTGGGGGAGTCGATACTGCACGGATGGGCGACTCTCAGGCAGGCCGCGGGCAAGCCATGGCAGCAAGCAATGCAAACAAG AGAGCTAAGGTTCACCACACAAAACCCTCACAGGGAGATGCTCCACTGGTCTCGCCCACTCTTGTCCCTGCTCTACCTGAGCCTGTTCAGCCAACTTTCTCCCTGACACCGACACAAGAAGAATTCGCATTCTTTGATCGGGTCAAGAAATACATCGGGAACAAGCAAACATTTAGCGAATTCCTCAAGTTATGTAACCTCTACTCAACGGACCTTATCGACCGACATGTGTTAGTGAAGAGGGCAGCTGGATACATCGGTTCGAACCCAGAGCTTATGGCTTGGTTCAAGCGATTCATGCACGTTGAGGAGCCGGAGGACAAGATTATCGAGCTTAAGCCGAAACAGGAACCTGGGATCGTCAATTTATCCCACTGCCGTTCACTTGGACCGAGCTATCGACTTCTACCCAAGCGTGAGCGCCAGAAGCCCTGTAGCGGACGTGACCAGCTGTGTCGCAGCGTGCTGAATGACGAGTGGGCTTCTCACCCAACATGGGCGTCCGAAGACTCCGGTTTTGTTGCTCACCGGAAGAATCAATATGAAGACGCCTTGCACCGTATCGAAGAAGATAGGCACGATTATGACCACCATATCGAAGCTTGCAACCGGACCATTCAACTTATTGAGCCCATCGTTCAGCAATTTCTCGTCATGACCGAAGGGGAGAGGGCGTCCTTTAAACTTCCCCCTGGTCTCGGAGGCCAGAGTGAAGCGATCTACCAGCGTGTCATCAAGAAGATTTACGATAGACAGCGCGGGGAGAGAATCGTCAAAGAAATGTTCGAGCGTCCTTGCCATGTTCTTCCCATTGTTCTGTTCCGTTTGAAACAGAAATGCGAGGAGTGGAAGGCAAGTCAGCGCGAATGGGATAAAATTTGGCGCGAGCAGATGCAAAAGGCCTACTGGCGTAGTCTTGACCATCAAGCAATTGCAAGCAAGGGAACCGACAAGAAGCTCTTCGTCGCCAAACATATCCAGACTGAAATCCAAGCCAAGCACGAAGAGAGCAAGAACCTTCGCAAGAGCGGATTCCAGGTTCCCAAATACCAGTTCGAGTTCTCATTTACGGATCCAGCGGTGCTTATCGATGCCACTCATTTGCTTTTGACCTTCATCGACCGCAACTCGGCGGGCTTCGGTGCCGATCCGCAAAAGGTCATGATGTTCATCAAAGATTTTATCCCAGTGTTTTTCGGCATGGACCGTGACACCTTCCATGTTTACATGAACGAACTTTCTAGCGGGACCTCACCTGTTGATGAGGGTGAAGACGATAGTTCGGCTGCTGATGATACCGCAACaccgcgcagcagcagcaggaagggGCTTACAAATAAGAAGATGGACCTTCTTCGTGATGTCCTAGAACGCCGCAGTGAAAAGGCAAGCAGGACTGATAAAGAAGGCAGCGCTCCGGCCAGCCGCGACGGTACACCCGATGCTGCTCTCGTTCCATCCACACCTATACCTGACCCGACAGAGACTTTTGACGTGGCTGAGTTGAAATGGATGGAGCATCCCGGACAGGGCAACTTCAACCAACAGCGCGAATATAATCTCAATGAGACCTACGAAAAGAAGGCGCATCATTTGTATGCAAACCTGAACattttctgtttcttccgAACTTTTGAGATCTTGTATTCCCGTCTTCTTCGCATCAAGTTACACGAGAAGGATGCTCATGATGATGTGCGCCGTGCCCTTATTGGAAAGCCGGCTCAAGAACTCCACCTCATCGACAAGGTTCCTACCGACTTCTTTTATGATACTGACCCCAAAGCCAATCTGTACCAGCAGATTGTGCGAATGTGCGAAGAGGTCATCAAGGGGGATCTGGAAACATCTCACTTGGAAGAAACTCTTCGCCGCTACTACTTGAGGTCTGGTTATCAGCTTTACAATCTGGAGAAGATGTTTACTGGCGTCGCCAAGTTTGCTGGTGCAATCTTCAATGGTGATTCAAAAGATCGCAGTTCAGACATCATCAACCTCTTTTTCAAAGAGCGCGATAAGGAGGAAACAACGCACAACCAGGAGATCCAGTATCGTAAGCAGGTCGAGCGACTGGTAAAGGACAGTGAGATCTTCCGAATAACCTAT TACCCTGGCACCCAGAAGACGACAGTTCAGCTTCTCACCCCAGAAGATGCCACATTGGAAAACGAAGAGTTGAGCCAAGAGGCGCGCTGGTCGTACTATGTGTCGGCATACACGATGCGCGACCCAACCGAGGGAGTGCCATTCTCCCAGATGCGGATGCCCTTCCTGAAGCGGAACCTTCCAGGAAAGCtggagcaagaagaagaatacaaCCGCTTCTATCGCCCACTCGTTCACCAAGACGGACTTATCATCCGCATTTGTGCCAACAGCTATCATATCCTCTACGAGCCTAGCAGCTACGATTGGTGGTGGCGACCGAATCTCCCTTCGGATGAGTTGGCTGAAGAGGTGGCCAAGGAAGAGGGGGCTGTGAAGGAAAGACGGCGCGATCGGTTCACCGAGAAGTTCgtcaacaaccccagctggGCCCATGGGCTCAGCAAAGACCAAGTCGACGAATCGAACCAGCGGTTCCGTTCCTGGATCAAGGGTACGGGGTCCGAAGAGCGCGAAACAAGCGCCCCCGCTGGTTCCGGATCAGACAAGCAGAGCCCCAAGGAGGACGTCGAGATGCCGGACGCGGAGAAGCCTTCCGAGGCCCAAGAATCCTAA